In Marinobacter antarcticus, one genomic interval encodes:
- a CDS encoding flagellar motor protein MotB: protein MQQIRKNSKPRLKNQTPAWIVTFADLATLLLTFFILLLSFAEMDIEKYKAMANSMSVAFGSANVLADDIGGSPITLVESDTASLPEPTETQAREPEFIDERAPESAATAISGGVIDLASRMIGELENEVASGALSVNYDKNKVVIRFSEEATFRSGEAAIKPEMIPIIERVVGVLAGCTGDVLVSGYTDDRPISSSRYRSNWDLSAARAVSVVHELVMSQQVPAERVVAAGRAETNPLAPNDTAENRALNRRVEIAIRDPECDESISTGDLPVEILP from the coding sequence TTGCAACAGATCCGGAAAAACAGCAAACCCCGGTTGAAGAACCAGACACCTGCATGGATCGTTACCTTCGCCGATCTTGCCACGCTGCTGCTGACCTTTTTTATTCTGCTGTTGTCTTTCGCGGAAATGGATATTGAAAAGTACAAGGCGATGGCGAACTCTATGTCCGTTGCGTTTGGCTCCGCCAATGTACTGGCTGACGATATCGGCGGCTCGCCGATTACTCTGGTGGAATCAGACACAGCATCCCTGCCAGAGCCCACTGAAACCCAGGCCCGGGAGCCGGAATTCATCGATGAGCGTGCGCCAGAGTCTGCTGCCACCGCTATTTCTGGTGGCGTCATAGATCTGGCCAGCAGAATGATCGGTGAACTGGAAAACGAAGTGGCGTCCGGGGCTTTGAGCGTTAATTACGACAAAAACAAAGTGGTTATCCGTTTCTCCGAGGAAGCCACTTTCCGCTCCGGAGAGGCGGCCATCAAACCGGAGATGATCCCCATCATCGAGCGGGTGGTGGGAGTACTGGCGGGTTGCACCGGCGATGTGCTGGTTTCCGGCTACACCGACGACCGGCCTATCTCCAGCAGCCGATATCGCTCCAACTGGGATCTTTCTGCAGCCCGTGCTGTGTCCGTGGTGCATGAACTTGTAATGAGTCAGCAGGTGCCTGCTGAACGCGTAGTTGCCGCCGGCCGCGCAGAAACTAACCCCCTTGCCCCGAACGATACAGCTGAGAACCGTGCGCTGAACCGCCGGGTGGAAATCGCCATTCGCGATCCCGAGTGTGATGAATCCATCTCCACGGGAGACCTGCCGGTGGAAATCTTGCCCTGA
- a CDS encoding gamma carbonic anhydrase family protein, whose translation MTNVRSHKGITPDLGERTLVDPSAVVIGDVKTGDDCSIWPMTVVRGDMHKIRIGDRCSIQDGSVLHITHASDYNPGGYPLILGDDVTVGHKALLHGCTIGSRVLVGMGCIIMDGAVVEDEVIVAAGCLVPPGKKLESGHLYVGSPCKKARALSEEERSFFKYTAANYVRLKDEYLNEA comes from the coding sequence ATGACGAATGTACGTTCTCACAAGGGTATCACGCCAGATTTAGGAGAACGCACTCTGGTGGATCCCAGTGCTGTCGTGATCGGTGACGTCAAAACCGGTGACGATTGCTCCATCTGGCCGATGACCGTGGTGCGGGGCGATATGCACAAGATCCGCATTGGTGACCGCTGCAGTATTCAGGACGGCTCGGTGCTTCATATCACCCATGCCAGCGATTATAACCCGGGGGGTTATCCGCTCATCCTTGGCGACGATGTAACCGTGGGGCATAAAGCGCTATTGCACGGCTGCACCATTGGCAGCAGGGTACTGGTGGGTATGGGTTGTATCATTATGGATGGCGCAGTGGTGGAGGATGAAGTGATTGTCGCCGCTGGTTGCCTGGTACCACCTGGGAAAAAACTGGAATCCGGTCACCTCTACGTCGGCTCTCCCTGCAAAAAGGCAAGAGCGTTGTCCGAGGAGGAGCGCAGTTTCTTCAAATACACCGCCGCAAATTACGTCCGGCTAAAAGATGAGTATCTTAACGAGGCGTAA
- a CDS encoding L-threonylcarbamoyladenylate synthase: protein MAALNPISDWQLHCARRTILQGGVIAYPTEAVWGLGCDPWNVDAVTRILELKNRPMEKGMILVAASVEQVRFLLDPLPEALQFNAQSHWPGPVTCLLPDVNQQIPEWVRGSHSSIAVRVSEHPVVKALCESVGMPLVSTSCNPAGREPARNALQVRRYFNEQLDWIVPGALGGNRKPSRIIDIVSGRQFR from the coding sequence ATGGCTGCGCTCAACCCCATCAGCGACTGGCAATTACACTGTGCCCGCAGAACGATCCTGCAAGGCGGCGTTATCGCCTACCCTACTGAGGCTGTCTGGGGCCTGGGCTGCGACCCCTGGAACGTTGATGCAGTAACGCGCATTCTTGAACTCAAGAACCGGCCGATGGAAAAAGGCATGATTCTGGTGGCAGCGTCTGTGGAGCAGGTTCGCTTTCTGCTGGACCCCTTGCCCGAGGCTCTTCAGTTCAACGCCCAGAGCCACTGGCCTGGCCCGGTTACCTGCCTGCTACCGGATGTGAATCAGCAGATTCCGGAGTGGGTGCGCGGCAGCCACAGCTCGATTGCGGTAAGAGTCAGTGAACACCCGGTGGTTAAAGCGCTCTGTGAAAGCGTCGGTATGCCTCTGGTCTCCACTTCCTGTAACCCGGCCGGAAGAGAGCCTGCGCGAAATGCTTTGCAGGTGCGTCGGTACTTTAATGAACAGCTTGACTGGATTGTGCCGGGTGCCCTTGGCGGTAACCGGAAACCCAGCCGGATTATTGATATTGTCAGCGGTAGACAGTTTCGTTAG
- a CDS encoding YheV family putative zinc ribbon protein: protein MASPKRFIAGAVCPRCAEMDKIMMFTDDADEQIRECVACGFTDAVSDAEKPAGPELTTRVNTRDNEDDHTVKQVVFFKAGSDED from the coding sequence GTGGCTAGCCCTAAACGTTTTATAGCCGGTGCGGTTTGTCCCCGCTGTGCGGAGATGGACAAGATCATGATGTTCACCGACGATGCGGACGAGCAGATTCGCGAGTGTGTGGCTTGTGGTTTTACCGATGCGGTATCGGATGCCGAGAAGCCTGCGGGCCCTGAGTTGACGACTCGGGTTAACACGCGTGATAACGAGGATGATCATACGGTTAAGCAGGTTGTTTTTTTTAAGGCTGGGTCTGATGAGGACTAG
- the dprA gene encoding DNA-processing protein DprA produces MFSSPSAQWLFLTCLPKFGRTRRRAMLATNPDLTDLLTRNSATLRAHGLHAETVAAILAWQQQDEAHTLVNTVRQTLLDCERHGIGIVSWQHSDYPEALRHIHDAPLVLYARGDPSLLRHEQIGIIGSRNATPAGLDHARRFAAELSNRRLLVTSGLALGIDGAAHAGALDAGHATIAVIGCGLDRIYPNQHRRLGERIVANGLMVSEYPPGTPARAAHFPQRNRIISGLSRGILVVEAGLKSGSLITARMALEQGREVFAIPGSIHSPVARGCHHLIKQGARLVDQVDDVLEELGASWSLPAGCTLPEQLATQPAPGPMDALDSREIAVFEALGYDPQSTDALCSATGLPADQLVQSLLLLELEGLVSSAPGGFQKIA; encoded by the coding sequence GTGTTTTCCTCTCCTTCTGCTCAGTGGCTGTTTCTTACCTGTTTGCCCAAATTCGGGCGCACCCGTCGGCGCGCCATGCTCGCAACAAACCCCGATCTCACTGACCTTCTCACCAGAAACTCTGCGACACTCCGGGCGCATGGCTTGCACGCCGAAACGGTGGCGGCAATCCTGGCGTGGCAACAACAGGATGAAGCCCATACCTTGGTAAACACAGTCCGGCAGACTCTGCTGGACTGTGAGCGGCATGGTATTGGTATCGTGAGCTGGCAGCACTCCGATTATCCGGAGGCTCTGAGGCACATCCATGATGCGCCACTGGTGTTGTACGCCCGGGGTGATCCCAGCCTGTTGCGCCATGAACAGATTGGCATTATCGGCAGTCGCAATGCCACGCCTGCGGGGCTGGATCACGCCCGCCGCTTTGCGGCAGAGTTGAGCAACCGGAGGTTGCTTGTAACCAGTGGCCTGGCATTGGGCATCGATGGCGCGGCCCATGCGGGGGCGCTGGATGCCGGGCACGCGACGATCGCGGTAATTGGCTGCGGGCTTGACCGTATTTATCCGAACCAGCATCGCCGGCTTGGCGAGCGGATTGTCGCAAACGGCCTGATGGTATCCGAGTATCCGCCGGGAACGCCCGCAAGAGCCGCTCACTTTCCCCAGCGTAACCGTATCATCAGCGGCCTGAGCCGGGGCATTCTTGTGGTCGAGGCCGGTTTGAAAAGTGGCTCCCTGATCACTGCCCGCATGGCTTTGGAGCAGGGACGTGAGGTTTTTGCCATCCCCGGATCCATTCACAGCCCGGTGGCGCGTGGCTGCCACCACCTCATCAAGCAGGGGGCCCGGCTGGTTGATCAGGTGGACGATGTTCTGGAAGAGCTGGGTGCGTCCTGGTCACTTCCTGCCGGTTGCACTTTGCCAGAGCAATTGGCCACACAACCAGCGCCCGGCCCGATGGATGCTCTGGACAGCCGGGAAATCGCGGTGTTTGAGGCATTAGGGTATGATCCCCAATCAACCGATGCACTATGCTCGGCGACAGGCCTTCCGGCCGATCAGCTTGTCCAGTCTCTGCTGCTTCTTGAGCTTGAGGGGTTGGTGAGTTCTGCGCCCGGAGGTTTCCAGAAAATCGCCTGA
- the prlC gene encoding oligopeptidase A codes for MNNPLLTDDLLPKFDHVRTEHMETAIDQILSENRMKIASLAQNEDPDWDTLVQPMQSLDNRLSNAWSVISHLNGVMNNDDLRKVYKNCLEKLTEYSTEVSQNTALCEAYKKLAAREDFSELSEAQRKAVENTLRDFHLGGVDLPDDQKKQYAALSRELSELSNRFSDNVLDATQHWFKHITDVEELAGIPESAIEGAKQAASQKELDGYVITLDFPSFFPVITYCDNRELRREVYEAFVTRASDMGPDAGKWDNTQVMAEILKRRHALAKLLGFNNYAERSLATKMARDTDEVLGFLTELAAKSKPVAEKEFAELKAFAKDEHGLDDLNAWDVGYYSEKLRQQRYDISPETLRPWFPADKVVPGLFRVAEKLFDVQIEARPEVETWHEDATAYCISRNGEPIAWFYFDLFARQGKRGGAWMADCRVRWRNLRGQLQLPVAFLTCNFTPPVNGKPSLLTHDEVTTLFHEFGHGLHHMLTQVEVMDVSGISGVAWDAVELPSQFLENWCWNPDSLALIASHYETGEPLPEDLLQKLLAAKNFQSGMAMVRQLEFSLFDFRMHAEFTEEAPTNPLDVHRKVRETIAVVESPEFNRFPNSFAHIFSGGYAAGYYSYKWAEVLAADAFSLFEEKGIFDPDTGRAFLQNILEKGGSQEPMELFKAFRGREPQVNALLKQTGITDEAA; via the coding sequence ATGAATAACCCGTTACTGACTGATGATTTGCTGCCGAAGTTTGATCATGTGCGCACCGAGCACATGGAAACGGCAATTGACCAGATTCTCAGCGAAAACCGCATGAAAATAGCGAGCCTCGCCCAGAACGAAGATCCTGACTGGGACACCCTCGTGCAGCCCATGCAGTCTCTCGATAACCGACTGAGCAACGCCTGGTCCGTCATCTCGCACCTCAACGGCGTCATGAACAACGACGACCTGCGCAAAGTCTACAAAAACTGCCTGGAAAAGCTCACCGAGTACAGCACCGAAGTCAGCCAGAACACCGCCCTGTGCGAAGCCTACAAAAAACTCGCAGCCCGGGAAGACTTCAGCGAACTGAGCGAAGCCCAACGCAAAGCCGTGGAAAACACTCTGCGAGACTTCCACCTTGGCGGCGTCGACCTGCCCGACGATCAGAAAAAACAGTACGCGGCCTTGTCCCGCGAATTGTCCGAACTGTCCAACCGCTTCAGCGACAACGTTCTGGATGCCACCCAGCACTGGTTCAAACACATCACCGATGTGGAAGAACTCGCTGGCATACCAGAATCTGCAATTGAAGGTGCTAAACAAGCCGCCAGCCAGAAAGAGCTGGATGGCTATGTGATCACCCTGGATTTCCCTAGCTTCTTCCCGGTCATAACCTACTGTGACAACCGCGAGCTCCGTCGCGAAGTCTACGAAGCTTTTGTTACCCGCGCGTCCGACATGGGCCCGGATGCCGGAAAATGGGACAACACCCAGGTAATGGCCGAAATTCTTAAACGCCGCCACGCCCTGGCCAAACTGCTGGGCTTTAACAACTACGCCGAGCGCTCGCTGGCCACCAAAATGGCCCGGGATACCGACGAGGTTCTGGGCTTTCTCACTGAGCTGGCTGCCAAGTCCAAACCGGTTGCCGAGAAAGAGTTTGCCGAGCTCAAGGCGTTCGCTAAAGACGAACACGGCCTCGACGACCTGAACGCCTGGGACGTGGGCTACTACAGCGAAAAACTGCGCCAGCAGCGCTACGACATCTCACCCGAAACCCTCCGCCCCTGGTTCCCTGCCGACAAGGTAGTACCGGGCCTGTTCCGGGTCGCGGAGAAACTGTTCGACGTACAGATTGAAGCCAGACCCGAGGTGGAAACCTGGCACGAAGACGCCACCGCCTACTGCATCAGCCGAAACGGTGAGCCGATCGCCTGGTTCTACTTCGACCTGTTTGCCCGCCAGGGCAAGCGCGGTGGCGCCTGGATGGCAGACTGCCGGGTACGCTGGCGCAACCTGCGGGGCCAGCTGCAGTTGCCGGTAGCCTTCCTCACCTGCAACTTTACACCTCCGGTGAACGGCAAACCGTCGCTGCTCACCCACGACGAAGTGACCACCCTGTTCCACGAATTCGGCCACGGGTTACATCACATGCTGACCCAGGTGGAAGTCATGGATGTGTCCGGCATCAGTGGCGTGGCTTGGGACGCCGTCGAGCTGCCTAGCCAGTTCCTGGAGAACTGGTGTTGGAACCCCGACTCCCTGGCGCTGATTGCCAGCCACTACGAAACCGGAGAGCCGTTACCGGAAGACCTGTTACAGAAACTGCTGGCGGCCAAGAACTTCCAGTCCGGCATGGCTATGGTGCGGCAGCTGGAATTCTCTCTGTTCGATTTCCGCATGCACGCCGAATTCACCGAAGAGGCCCCCACTAATCCGCTGGACGTGCACCGCAAAGTGCGTGAGACCATCGCGGTAGTGGAGTCCCCGGAATTCAACCGCTTCCCGAACTCGTTCGCGCACATATTCTCTGGCGGATACGCAGCGGGCTATTACAGCTACAAGTGGGCGGAAGTGCTGGCTGCGGATGCTTTCTCGTTGTTCGAGGAAAAGGGAATTTTTGATCCTGATACCGGAAGAGCGTTTTTGCAGAACATTCTTGAAAAAGGCGGATCACAGGAACCCATGGAACTGTTCAAGGCGTTCCGTGGCCGCGAGCCTCAGGTGAATGCTTTGCTGAAGCAGACAGGCATCACGGACGAAGCGGCCTGA
- a CDS encoding MotA/TolQ/ExbB proton channel family protein — translation MDILTLVGLVAGILIVILAMLANATLLTFLNLPGLAIVIGGTFAVTLIKFRMSSVMSAFRLAMSAAFTDKVDRPTELIREAGALALVVRKEGVLGLENHQTGNEFLQKAINLCVDGHPPELVEEALAQESQQMAERYEVAERVFRGIGESAPAIGMLGTLVGLVQMLNSLDDPSSIGPAMAVALLTTLYGAFIAQLIALPLADKLQLKAEDESRNQILIITSIRNIMRGENPRVMTELLSSFVTPDQRTGLAPEREA, via the coding sequence ATGGATATTCTTACCCTCGTAGGGCTTGTCGCCGGTATTCTGATTGTTATTCTGGCGATGCTGGCAAACGCTACGCTTCTGACTTTCCTTAACCTGCCGGGCCTGGCCATTGTTATTGGAGGCACCTTTGCGGTAACGCTCATAAAATTCCGCATGTCCTCTGTGATGAGCGCCTTTCGTCTGGCTATGAGTGCTGCATTTACCGATAAAGTTGACCGACCTACGGAGCTGATCCGCGAGGCGGGGGCGCTGGCTCTGGTGGTGCGCAAAGAAGGCGTTCTGGGCCTGGAAAACCACCAGACAGGCAATGAATTCCTTCAAAAAGCCATCAATCTGTGTGTGGATGGCCATCCGCCTGAACTGGTTGAGGAGGCGCTGGCTCAGGAATCCCAGCAGATGGCAGAGCGCTACGAAGTGGCTGAACGGGTATTCCGGGGTATTGGCGAGTCTGCGCCGGCTATTGGAATGTTGGGTACCCTGGTGGGTCTGGTACAGATGCTCAACTCGCTGGATGATCCATCCTCCATTGGCCCGGCCATGGCTGTTGCCTTGCTGACAACACTATACGGCGCTTTCATTGCCCAGCTGATTGCGCTTCCTCTGGCGGACAAGCTTCAGCTTAAGGCGGAAGATGAAAGCCGCAACCAGATTTTGATCATTACATCCATCCGCAACATCATGCGCGGTGAAAACCCCCGAGTAATGACAGAACTGCTCTCCTCGTTCGTAACGCCGGATCAGCGCACCGGACTGGCGCCGGAGCGGGAGGCCTGA
- the aroE gene encoding shikimate dehydrogenase — MNNEFYAVVGHPINHSKSPRIHSLFASQTGEPVEYTAVQAPLDDFAATVRRFFEGGGKGLNVTVPFKEQAWELAECFAARAEKAGAANTLYQNSAGQLVADNTDGYGLVRDLATNHGVQLQGARVLVLGAGGAVRGVLGPLLEQQPASLTIANRTVAKAQALAALFADEAGTATLSACGFNEPDQPFDVIINGTSASLQGDLPPLCANVIAAGTVVYDMMYSLQTTTFNQWALDNGAVRVFDGLGMLVEQAAESFRVWRGVRPETAPVIDALRND, encoded by the coding sequence ATGAACAATGAGTTTTATGCGGTGGTTGGCCACCCGATAAACCACAGTAAATCGCCCAGAATCCACAGTTTGTTCGCCAGCCAGACGGGTGAACCGGTGGAGTACACCGCTGTTCAGGCGCCTCTTGATGACTTCGCGGCAACGGTTCGCCGGTTCTTTGAGGGCGGCGGCAAGGGGCTGAACGTAACCGTCCCCTTCAAGGAGCAGGCCTGGGAACTGGCCGAGTGCTTTGCCGCGAGAGCCGAAAAAGCCGGTGCAGCCAATACGTTGTATCAGAACAGTGCAGGGCAACTGGTTGCCGACAACACCGATGGCTATGGGCTGGTGCGTGATCTGGCAACCAACCATGGCGTTCAGCTCCAAGGCGCCCGAGTGCTGGTTCTGGGCGCGGGTGGCGCCGTACGTGGTGTTTTGGGCCCCTTGCTTGAACAGCAGCCCGCCAGCCTGACCATCGCAAACCGAACGGTGGCCAAGGCCCAGGCACTGGCTGCGCTGTTTGCCGATGAGGCAGGCACTGCAACCCTGAGCGCGTGCGGGTTTAACGAGCCGGATCAGCCGTTTGATGTCATTATCAACGGCACCAGCGCCAGCCTGCAGGGAGACCTGCCACCTCTTTGTGCAAATGTGATCGCGGCCGGCACAGTGGTTTACGACATGATGTACTCTTTACAGACAACAACGTTTAATCAGTGGGCTCTTGATAACGGAGCTGTCCGGGTATTTGATGGTCTGGGTATGCTGGTTGAACAGGCAGCCGAATCGTTCCGGGTGTGGCGGGGAGTGCGTCCGGAAACGGCGCCGGTCATTGATGCGTTGCGTAACGACTGA
- a CDS encoding PA4642 family protein has product MSGPDKPKVIGEEWSDERVKSFLVPPPKGEGSDYTTLLKAYQAMIAGDFERFIGFFVESGGDLNAVNDSGETLLDRIAEHRKSVDYVRTLEDAGAKKSF; this is encoded by the coding sequence ATGAGTGGACCGGATAAACCCAAAGTCATTGGCGAAGAGTGGAGCGATGAGCGTGTAAAAAGTTTTCTCGTACCCCCTCCCAAAGGTGAAGGTTCGGATTACACCACGCTGCTTAAAGCCTATCAGGCGATGATAGCCGGAGATTTTGAACGGTTTATAGGTTTCTTCGTGGAATCGGGCGGGGATCTCAATGCGGTGAATGACAGTGGCGAAACCCTGCTGGATCGAATCGCTGAACATCGGAAAAGCGTGGACTATGTCCGTACGTTAGAAGACGCAGGCGCCAAAAAAAGTTTTTAA
- the hemF gene encoding oxygen-dependent coproporphyrinogen oxidase has translation MPQQPDSNAVKQYLLGLQDTICQRLEALEGGAEFVRDAWDRPEGGGGVSRVISDGRIFEKGGVNFSHVMGDTMPASATAHRPHLAGAPWQAMGVSLVIHPNNPYVPTSHANVRFFIATPENGEPVYWFGGGYDLTPYYGFDEDCVHWHETARAACAPFGADTYRRYKYWCDDYFYLRHRDEPRGVGGLFFDDHNTGDFEKDFGLMKSVGNSYIDAYEPIVRRRMDHTYGERERDFQLYRRGRYVEFNLVYDRGTLFGLQSGGRTESILMSLPPLVRWDYSRVPVAGSEEARLTEHFLTGRDWLADDAK, from the coding sequence ATGCCACAGCAACCGGATAGCAATGCGGTTAAACAGTATCTGCTTGGCTTGCAGGATACGATATGCCAGCGTCTCGAAGCGCTGGAAGGCGGTGCAGAGTTCGTTCGTGATGCCTGGGATCGTCCCGAGGGCGGCGGCGGTGTGAGCCGTGTGATCAGCGATGGCAGGATCTTTGAAAAAGGTGGGGTCAATTTCTCCCACGTGATGGGAGATACCATGCCTGCGTCTGCCACGGCGCACCGCCCCCATCTGGCAGGTGCACCCTGGCAGGCTATGGGTGTCTCACTGGTGATTCATCCGAACAACCCTTATGTGCCAACCTCCCACGCCAACGTGCGCTTCTTTATCGCGACTCCGGAAAACGGCGAGCCGGTTTACTGGTTTGGCGGTGGTTATGATCTGACACCCTATTACGGCTTTGATGAAGACTGCGTGCACTGGCACGAAACTGCCAGAGCTGCCTGCGCGCCGTTCGGCGCCGATACTTATCGACGCTACAAATACTGGTGCGACGATTATTTTTACCTGCGCCACCGGGATGAGCCACGGGGCGTAGGCGGGCTTTTCTTCGACGACCACAACACCGGTGACTTTGAAAAAGATTTCGGGCTGATGAAATCCGTGGGTAACAGCTATATTGATGCTTATGAACCTATTGTCCGGCGCCGTATGGATCATACTTACGGTGAGCGTGAGCGGGATTTCCAGCTTTACCGGCGTGGACGCTATGTGGAATTCAATCTGGTGTATGACCGTGGCACGCTGTTCGGTTTGCAGTCCGGCGGGCGCACCGAGTCTATTCTGATGTCTTTGCCGCCGCTGGTGCGCTGGGATTACAGCCGGGTGCCGGTAGCAGGCAGCGAAGAGGCACGCCTGACCGAGCATTTTCTCACCGGGCGCGATTGGCTGGCCGATGACGCGAAGTAA
- a CDS encoding alkaline phosphatase family protein has protein sequence MMLLWLLLLNGLFLIPAMALPGEMPWLSIEAIALWALFCLLPDQYRHNRITITLAVTYSALAFLVLVDALVRESLGRGLNLYLEVGLLGAAWNLLETNLGAIMAALALVLLVGLLASLGWLFHISLERLRYHSPGNRAKPLLLVTGLAIAGAATPLIGSPALAFVANQASLATHTYQATEAFAEQLRNQPEAGQNPQPLAQLAGKDVILGFLESYGISTLTDDRYHAMIDQRLESMAQELDSAGLTVVTGRLQSPIQGGQSWLGHLSVLSGQWVHNQLAYETLLSSNYPTLIDDFRSTGHKTLAVMPAITQAWPEGRLLRYENIYNHENMDYQGPPFNWVTMPDQYTWRWFQTLRERSPEPLFAELALISGHAPWVPILPVLEDWESIGNGEVFERWKGAGEAPASLWRDPDRVRDHYAKAIAYTLTVASGFAARYVEENTLMIILGDHQPAPLITGENASRDVIVHIISGDPALVTPFLSGELPGFQLGTRPDLQTAGASMSRFRPFLHRHFGSL, from the coding sequence ATGATGCTCCTCTGGCTGTTGCTTCTTAACGGTCTGTTCCTGATTCCGGCTATGGCCTTACCGGGGGAGATGCCTTGGCTGTCGATTGAGGCCATTGCTCTTTGGGCGCTGTTTTGCCTGCTGCCGGATCAATATCGACACAACCGCATCACAATAACTTTGGCGGTGACCTACAGCGCACTGGCATTCCTGGTTCTGGTGGACGCTCTGGTGCGTGAAAGCCTGGGACGAGGACTGAACCTCTATCTGGAGGTCGGGCTGCTGGGTGCCGCCTGGAACCTTTTGGAGACCAACCTGGGCGCAATAATGGCAGCTCTGGCTTTGGTGCTTCTCGTGGGCCTTCTGGCAAGTCTGGGCTGGCTGTTTCATATAAGCCTGGAACGTCTTCGATATCACTCGCCCGGAAATCGCGCTAAACCGCTTCTGTTGGTCACCGGTCTGGCCATTGCAGGGGCGGCGACCCCCCTTATCGGCAGTCCAGCGCTGGCATTCGTGGCCAATCAGGCTTCCCTGGCAACCCACACCTATCAGGCGACCGAGGCCTTTGCCGAGCAACTTCGGAATCAGCCGGAGGCTGGCCAAAACCCGCAACCGCTAGCGCAGCTGGCCGGTAAGGATGTGATCCTTGGCTTTCTTGAATCCTATGGTATATCCACCCTGACGGACGATCGCTACCATGCAATGATCGACCAGCGCCTGGAATCCATGGCCCAAGAACTGGACTCGGCAGGCCTCACAGTCGTAACCGGGAGGCTGCAATCTCCTATCCAGGGCGGACAGTCCTGGCTTGGGCATCTCTCGGTGCTCAGTGGGCAATGGGTTCATAACCAGCTCGCCTACGAGACTCTTCTCAGCAGCAACTATCCCACCCTGATTGACGACTTTCGCAGCACAGGCCACAAGACTTTGGCGGTGATGCCTGCTATTACCCAAGCCTGGCCCGAAGGTCGGCTACTCCGGTACGAAAACATCTACAATCATGAAAATATGGATTATCAGGGGCCGCCTTTCAACTGGGTGACCATGCCGGATCAGTATACCTGGCGCTGGTTTCAGACACTGCGCGAGCGATCGCCCGAGCCGCTGTTCGCCGAGCTGGCGCTCATCAGCGGCCATGCGCCCTGGGTTCCGATTCTGCCGGTTCTTGAGGATTGGGAAAGCATTGGTAACGGGGAAGTATTTGAGCGCTGGAAGGGCGCGGGAGAAGCGCCCGCATCGCTTTGGCGCGATCCGGACCGCGTTCGTGACCACTATGCCAAGGCAATAGCGTATACCCTGACCGTTGCCAGTGGTTTCGCAGCCCGATATGTAGAAGAGAACACATTGATGATTATTCTTGGCGATCATCAACCCGCCCCGCTGATAACTGGCGAGAACGCCAGTCGGGATGTGATCGTCCACATCATCAGTGGCGATCCCGCGCTGGTTACACCGTTTCTATCCGGTGAGCTACCAGGATTCCAGCTGGGCACCAGGCCCGATCTGCAAACAGCGGGCGCATCCATGAGCCGATTCCGGCCATTTCTGCACCGGCACTTTGGCAGTCTTTAA